A stretch of Acipenser ruthenus chromosome 1, fAciRut3.2 maternal haplotype, whole genome shotgun sequence DNA encodes these proteins:
- the LOC117973527 gene encoding protease-associated domain-containing protein 1-like, with the protein MIRGIQGLLFCLKVLGLVIHLPQLATGLGVNDFLYFRVLSPEDIDYIFTAAPAQDFGGVFTQLYEEIYLVLAEPPDGCAELRNAAFLEGQVTLLERGGCSFLSKARRVEEAGGKAVLIADNAYDNDSLYVEMVQDGTAVSTSIPALFLLGRDGLMIRRSLEKHALPWAVISIPVNVSSIASFQLMQPPWTLW; encoded by the exons ATGATCAGAGGAATCCAGGGCTTGCTGTTCTGTCTTAAAGTTTTGGGGCTTGTTATTCATCTTCCACAGCTCGCGACAG GTCTCGGTGTGAACGACTTCCTGTATTTCAGAGTTCTCAGCCCCGAGGACATCGACTACATCTTCACTGCGGCTCCCGCTCAAGATTTCGGGGGGGTCTTT ACCCAGCTGTATGAGGAGATCTACCTGGTGCTGGCAGAGCCTCCCGATGGCTGTGCTGAGCTGAGGAACGCAGCGTTCCTGGAGGGACAGGTCACATTGCTGGAGAGAGG AGGGTGCTCTTTCCTCTCCAAGGCTCGCCGGGTGGAGGAAGCGGGTGGCAAGGCGGTCCTCATCGCTGACAATGCATATGATAACGACAGCCTCTACGTGGAGATGGTGCAGGACGGCACTGCAGTCTCCACCAGCATCCCAGCGCTGTTCCTGCTTGGAAGAGACGG GTTAATGATTCGGAGGTCGCTGGAGAAGCATGCCCTGCCGTGGGCTGTCATCTCTATCCCTGTCAATGTGTCCAGCATTGCCTCCTTCCAGCTCATGCAGCCCCCCTGGACCCTCTGGTAG